CCAGAAATCGTTCGTGACTTCCAAAGTGTCATCGGTAGAGAAGCTAAGCAACAGTATCGCGATATGACAGGTGAAAATCTGCCAGATGCCCTAGTAGCCTGTGTTGGTGGTGGGTCGAATGCCATCGGACTTTTCCATCCATTTGTGGAAGATGAGTCAGTAGCCATGTATGGGGCTGAAGCAGCTGGACTTGGTGTAGACACAGAGCACCACGCAGCTACCTTGACCAAGGGGCGTCCGGGTGTCCTTCATGGTTCCCTCATGGATGTGCTCCAAGATGCCCATGGTCAAATTCTTGAAGCCTTCTCTATCTCAGCAGGTTTGGACTATCCTGGTATCGGTCCAGAGCATTCTCACTACCACGATATCAAACGTGCCAGCTATGTTCCTGTGACAGACGAAGAAGCCTTGGAAGGATTCCAACTCTTGTCTCGTGTGGAAGGGATTATCCCAGCCTTGGAATCTAGCCATGCTATCGCCTTTGCGGTGAAATTAGCTAAAGAACTTGGACCAGATAAGTCTATGATTGTCTGTCTATCAGGTCGTGGAGACAAGGATGTGGTTCAAGTTAAAGACCGCTTGGAAGCAGATGCAGCAAAGAAGGGAGAAGCTCATGCCTAAGAAACTAACAGAAAAATTAAATGCTATTAAAGCGACTGGAAAAGGAATTTTCGTTCCCTATATCATGGCTGGTGACCACGAAAAGGGTTTGGATGGACTCGGAGAAACAATACACTTTTTAGAAGACTTGGGTGTCTCTGCCATTGAAGTGGGCATTCCCTTTTCAGACCCTGTTGCAGATGGACCTGTTATCGAAGAGGCTGGCTTGCGCAGTCTAGCCCACGGGACCTCTACACATGCTTTGGTTGAAACCTTGAAAACCATTGAAACAGAGATTCCAGTGGTCATTATGACCTACTTCAACCCCCTCTTTCAGTACGGTGTGGAGAACTTTGTCAAAGATTTGGCAAATACAGCGGTTAAGGGTTTGATTATTCCAGACCTGCCTCATGAGCATGCCAACTTTGTAGAACCATTTTTGGCAGATACAGACATTGCTTTGATTCCTTTAGTTAGCTTGACCACAGGAATTGAACGCCAGAAAGAGTTGATTGATGGGGCAGAAGGATTTGTCTATGCCGTTGCTATCAACGGGGTAACAGGGAAATCTGGCAATTACCGTGCAGACTTAGACAAGCACTTAGCACAATTGCACCAAGTGGCCGATATCCCAGTCTTGACAGGTTTTGGCGTATCTAGTCAAGCCGATGTAGAACGCTTCAATGCGGTATCAGATGGTGTTATCGTCGGTTCAAAAATCGTAAAAGCTCTCCACCAAGGAGAGCCGATTCAGGACTTTATCAAACAAGCAGTAGCTTACCAAAAATAATCACACAAGCAGCGAGTAAGAGGAAAGGCACGAAAGGAAGTCTTTCCTTTTTCTTTTGCAGGAGAAAGGCTAGAATTCCCATCACAGAAGCAAACTGAATCAAGATGAGCAACTCCGTTACGCTAAAGACGAGAGCACAAGAAGCCAGAAAAAGAAAATCCCCTGCGCCCATGCGAATATCGATAACATGAGCCAACATTCCAAGGACAAGGAAGAAAACCATGACCAGATTCCAACCACAGAAAGCCATGAGGATTAGGTGGAAAGTCATCCATACCAGTAAGGGATATTCTTGATTGCGAAAGTCGTAGATGCCCAAGGTCAAACCCGCAGTGATTAGGATGACTTGATCCAAAGAGAGCCAGCCCAATGACCAAGCCAGAAAGAGAAGACCCAAGCCTAGTTCAAAGAAAGCATACCAGACTGGATAAGGAGCCTTGCAGTAGCGACAGCGAAAGCGATTGAAGACCTGCGAGAGAATCGGAATCAAATCTAAGGGACGCAAGCGAGTCTGACAGGAATCGCAGTGACTAGCAGGTCGGATAATGGAATGTTCTGGAAAACGGTCAATGACCAAACCAAGAAAGGAAGCGAGAATGCTCCCGACAAGAAAAAAATAAAAATCAATCATACTTATTTATTCGTAAAAAATAGGAGAAGTAGTATAATGGAGAAACATAGATAAGGTGGTGAGGTCAAGATGACAATTCGTTTTGAAGAAAAAGTAAGCCCAAAAAATGCTCAGATCGTATGCCAATGGTCCAACTCCCTTGGCAAATCCTTTCAAGAACAATGGATGGGAACAATGATTCCTTTTCCCTTGACAATTCAAGTCTTGCAAGATTTGGAAGGAATCTTTTCAATCTTTGAAGGACAAGAGTTTGTCGGGCTTATCCAGAAAATCAGGCAAGAAGACAGTAATCTTCATATTGGAAGATTTTTTATCATCCCCCAGAAACAGGGGCAAGGCTTAGGTAGCCAGGCTTTAAGGAAATTTGTTAGTTTGGCCTTTGAAAATGGAGATATAGATAGTATTTCTCTAAATGTCTTCGAGGCAAATCAAAGAGCTCAGAATCTTTACCAAAAAGAAGGATTTGAGATCGTGGAAATCATTGAAGCACCAGATCGGAAATACATTATGAGAAAGTTTAGATAGAATGCAAAAAGTTTTGATTCCAAAGATATTCTGAATAACCATTACTTTTGATATAGTTTCATATTTTGCTAGGTTTTTATAAACAAAAAAGAGAACGTCAGTTACACTAACGTTCTCTTTTTTTGTTCTAAAATGATAGATAAAGTCTAAACCTTATTTTTCTTCTTTATGAAGCATATTTTTGACACCTTCGATAGCGCCTTCTACAGCGTCTTTGGCATCTTCAGCAACTTCTTTTACTTTAGAAACAACTTTTTCAGTTGTTCCTTCTTTTTCCACTTTTTCATCACCGATGGCTTTTCCAACACCTTCTTTAATAGAACCTTTAGCTTGATTTAATTTTTCTTCTACTGACATGATTAATTCTCCT
This window of the Streptococcus sp. 116-D4 genome carries:
- the trpB gene encoding tryptophan synthase subunit beta, encoding MAYQEPNKDGFYGKFGGRFVPETLMTAVLELEEAYRESQADPSFQEELNQLLRQYVGRETPLYYAKNLTQHIGGAKIYLKREDLNHTGAHKINNALGQVLLAKRMGKKKIIAETGAGQHGVATATAAALFNMECTIYMGEEDVKRQALNVFRMELLGAKVEAVTDGSRVLKDAVNAALRSWVANIDDTHYILGSALGPHPFPEIVRDFQSVIGREAKQQYRDMTGENLPDALVACVGGGSNAIGLFHPFVEDESVAMYGAEAAGLGVDTEHHAATLTKGRPGVLHGSLMDVLQDAHGQILEAFSISAGLDYPGIGPEHSHYHDIKRASYVPVTDEEALEGFQLLSRVEGIIPALESSHAIAFAVKLAKELGPDKSMIVCLSGRGDKDVVQVKDRLEADAAKKGEAHA
- the trpA gene encoding tryptophan synthase subunit alpha is translated as MPKKLTEKLNAIKATGKGIFVPYIMAGDHEKGLDGLGETIHFLEDLGVSAIEVGIPFSDPVADGPVIEEAGLRSLAHGTSTHALVETLKTIETEIPVVIMTYFNPLFQYGVENFVKDLANTAVKGLIIPDLPHEHANFVEPFLADTDIALIPLVSLTTGIERQKELIDGAEGFVYAVAINGVTGKSGNYRADLDKHLAQLHQVADIPVLTGFGVSSQADVERFNAVSDGVIVGSKIVKALHQGEPIQDFIKQAVAYQK
- a CDS encoding prepilin peptidase, which codes for MIDFYFFLVGSILASFLGLVIDRFPEHSIIRPASHCDSCQTRLRPLDLIPILSQVFNRFRCRYCKAPYPVWYAFFELGLGLLFLAWSLGWLSLDQVILITAGLTLGIYDFRNQEYPLLVWMTFHLILMAFCGWNLVMVFFLVLGMLAHVIDIRMGAGDFLFLASCALVFSVTELLILIQFASVMGILAFLLQKKKERLPFVPFLLLAACVIIFGKLLLV
- a CDS encoding GNAT family N-acetyltransferase, which gives rise to MTIRFEEKVSPKNAQIVCQWSNSLGKSFQEQWMGTMIPFPLTIQVLQDLEGIFSIFEGQEFVGLIQKIRQEDSNLHIGRFFIIPQKQGQGLGSQALRKFVSLAFENGDIDSISLNVFEANQRAQNLYQKEGFEIVEIIEAPDRKYIMRKFR
- a CDS encoding CsbD family protein is translated as MSVEEKLNQAKGSIKEGVGKAIGDEKVEKEGTTEKVVSKVKEVAEDAKDAVEGAIEGVKNMLHKEEK